A region of Reichenbachiella carrageenanivorans DNA encodes the following proteins:
- a CDS encoding M15 family metallopeptidase domain-containing protein translates to MYADKEEKSSNTLSTKDQDTEERYSEEKKEAIRKDAERMDKMRAYDLAHPEENERIAKELLDQQIKRQEEIAQQEAQKAEAKRAEEASYPKRTPEEYRAEARAREKAIIQSQVNAVQSTYYYKLQKDYIAKVRLQYPEIKQYFSDFDHNMRMQGFKIGHKPFVQALEKGFAGIKWGIMIHEEEPASAPTQGVLVETSTNQVTPTNTQITAGVGAHAKNLKADVLVIQRALLRLGLLSESDFANETTAVNNTPTPSVEQEKIQQTIAAIRRFQEEVLHWNKSDGNIAGPDSKTLLKMRSEGMDCDHVQKKLAEYPAIKAKRAAAAKAEEQQKKATEAARQRAEEEADRIKCIQAEPATDEHIEKNFITQYEDLDALAAVLVEYVIHNPSIVQKVLQKNDNEELAVKLLNLLTDAQIASTHKELLQTLLNSLTHWYDEIYNEFKTEKARLYKALDPKKSPTPITQPPEYETTTDISADKRLLKKTFNHNLSGSVGANNADNYKDDVKMVARKLKEKGYELSNDNLQNGLSDKKLITAIEDFQKDQFGKNKSDGIISPGKGTIKALFPESGSFDSGLEKIYANRNKLNTILAKGFTSKLTGDVGADYTNKDKSVNKAENNKADVIRVAKALQASKHNVPEDSLIKGISSKEFIDVIKAFQTSKGIGADGNITIGGKTDKELSNYKQYTFGMIEKISATEYSNETSAEEYYKKTQALEEALGIKEDSDYAKVLQLAEKAARETKYFDKLTADVSAQFILPSEEANADGAQLSGVFQSRMERFHKFLVMAGLYQGDMKVNDGVRSPKRAHGFAVQYYILTGKSAATVKANLIMMYNSEDGYLVGDFVEDHHGHKWAKKSHFILDANNEAVGIHYDKVQAYVKTLSMGRDNKADTAAQGYKEEPLFWPLPKPDRLSIHVSGGAMDINRHNFINQKDAMVDLIAHKFGVVRAGSWGETWHFELSDLAVSGEEADYAKNKKR, encoded by the coding sequence ATGTACGCTGATAAAGAAGAAAAAAGCAGCAACACCCTTTCAACGAAAGACCAAGATACCGAGGAGCGCTATTCCGAAGAGAAAAAAGAAGCGATTAGAAAAGACGCTGAGCGAATGGACAAAATGCGGGCGTATGATCTGGCGCATCCAGAAGAAAATGAGCGTATCGCAAAAGAGCTGCTAGACCAGCAAATAAAACGGCAAGAAGAAATAGCGCAACAAGAAGCTCAAAAGGCAGAAGCCAAGCGAGCAGAAGAAGCCAGCTACCCCAAACGAACGCCCGAAGAATACCGTGCGGAAGCGAGAGCACGAGAAAAGGCGATCATACAAAGTCAGGTCAATGCGGTGCAGAGCACTTATTACTACAAGCTGCAAAAAGACTACATCGCAAAAGTCAGGCTTCAATATCCGGAAATCAAACAATACTTTTCGGACTTCGATCACAACATGCGGATGCAAGGCTTCAAGATCGGCCACAAACCTTTTGTGCAAGCCCTCGAAAAAGGATTTGCAGGCATCAAGTGGGGCATCATGATCCATGAAGAGGAGCCCGCTTCGGCACCCACTCAAGGGGTGCTAGTGGAGACCTCTACCAATCAAGTAACCCCCACCAACACCCAAATCACAGCAGGAGTAGGTGCCCATGCCAAAAACCTCAAGGCCGACGTACTCGTCATCCAGCGAGCCTTGCTTCGCTTGGGACTACTCTCCGAATCAGACTTTGCCAACGAAACCACGGCAGTCAACAATACCCCCACCCCATCGGTAGAACAAGAGAAAATTCAGCAAACCATTGCTGCCATCCGTAGGTTTCAAGAAGAAGTACTACACTGGAACAAATCAGACGGCAACATAGCTGGACCAGACAGCAAGACTCTTTTGAAGATGCGGTCCGAAGGCATGGACTGTGATCATGTACAGAAGAAATTAGCCGAGTACCCAGCCATCAAAGCCAAACGCGCTGCAGCAGCGAAAGCCGAAGAACAACAAAAGAAAGCTACAGAAGCAGCCCGCCAAAGAGCAGAAGAGGAAGCGGATCGAATCAAGTGTATCCAGGCAGAGCCTGCAACGGATGAGCACATAGAGAAGAATTTCATTACACAATATGAGGATTTGGATGCTTTGGCCGCTGTATTGGTGGAGTATGTGATTCACAATCCATCTATAGTCCAAAAAGTTCTTCAGAAAAACGATAACGAAGAGTTAGCTGTCAAATTATTAAACCTGCTAACTGACGCTCAGATAGCTAGTACTCATAAAGAACTTCTTCAGACCTTGCTCAACTCATTGACCCATTGGTATGATGAAATTTATAATGAGTTTAAAACCGAGAAGGCAAGACTATACAAAGCATTAGATCCCAAGAAATCACCTACACCAATAACACAACCCCCTGAATATGAAACAACAACCGATATAAGTGCAGACAAGCGACTACTCAAGAAGACCTTTAACCACAATCTGTCAGGCAGCGTAGGCGCCAACAATGCCGACAACTACAAAGATGATGTAAAAATGGTCGCTCGCAAACTCAAAGAAAAAGGCTATGAGCTTTCCAATGACAATCTTCAAAATGGCCTTAGTGATAAAAAGCTCATCACTGCGATTGAAGATTTTCAAAAAGACCAATTTGGAAAAAACAAAAGTGACGGCATCATCTCTCCAGGCAAAGGCACCATCAAAGCACTATTTCCTGAATCAGGCTCATTTGATAGTGGGCTTGAAAAAATCTATGCCAATAGGAATAAACTAAACACCATTCTAGCCAAAGGCTTTACATCCAAACTGACAGGTGATGTGGGAGCCGATTATACTAATAAAGACAAGAGCGTAAACAAGGCAGAAAACAACAAAGCAGACGTCATCAGAGTAGCCAAAGCTCTACAAGCTAGTAAGCATAATGTGCCCGAAGATTCGCTTATCAAAGGTATCAGCTCCAAAGAGTTCATCGATGTGATCAAGGCCTTCCAGACAAGCAAAGGCATTGGAGCAGATGGCAACATTACTATAGGTGGAAAAACAGACAAAGAGCTATCCAACTATAAACAATATACCTTTGGCATGATAGAAAAAATCAGTGCAACAGAATACAGCAATGAAACCTCTGCAGAAGAATACTACAAAAAAACACAGGCACTGGAAGAGGCTCTAGGCATCAAAGAGGATAGCGACTATGCCAAGGTACTTCAGCTCGCCGAAAAAGCTGCCAGAGAAACTAAATACTTTGATAAACTAACAGCAGACGTCTCCGCCCAATTTATTCTCCCGTCTGAAGAAGCCAATGCCGACGGTGCTCAACTCAGTGGTGTATTCCAGTCCAGAATGGAGCGATTTCACAAGTTTCTCGTAATGGCAGGGCTCTACCAAGGCGACATGAAGGTCAATGACGGAGTACGAAGTCCGAAAAGAGCACATGGTTTCGCAGTACAGTATTATATACTGACTGGCAAGAGTGCTGCCACGGTCAAAGCTAATTTGATCATGATGTATAACAGTGAGGACGGTTACTTAGTTGGAGATTTTGTTGAAGATCATCATGGACACAAATGGGCTAAGAAATCTCATTTTATATTAGACGCGAATAATGAAGCAGTTGGTATCCATTATGATAAAGTACAGGCTTATGTAAAAACCCTTTCAATGGGGAGAGACAATAAGGCCGACACAGCGGCTCAAGGATATAAGGAAGAGCCTTTATTTTGGCCTCTTCCAAAGCCGGATAGATTATCGATTCACGTTTCTGGAGGTGCAATGGATATCAATCGTCATAATTTCATTAATCAAAAAGATGCCATGGTTGATTTAATCGCGCATAAGTTTGGTGTAGTCCGAGCGGGTAGCTGGGGGGAAACGTGGCATTTTGAGCTATCAGATTTAGCTGTTTCGGGAGAGGAAGCAGATTATGCTAAAAATAAAAAAAGATGA
- a CDS encoding DUF6436 domain-containing protein, which produces MNNLARKALAAVFMLFIMSIIAWLFWKQELQYTLPTPVPPNYKVVYVNESVPLDNAAIAPLQYPKFYHFFKPDCPCSRFNVKHFNYLQSQFANDVDFVVVIPEGAEMSDAVDYFDGKIQVMEDVGDKLANGFGVYSTPQAVIVNTDGKLYFRGNYNKARYCTDAMSNFAQMALDSLMSNKPAPKFGPLATVSYGCGLPKDDFNLLNF; this is translated from the coding sequence TTGAATAATTTAGCAAGAAAAGCTTTGGCCGCAGTCTTCATGCTTTTCATCATGAGCATCATTGCTTGGTTGTTTTGGAAGCAGGAGTTGCAATACACACTGCCTACGCCAGTACCACCCAACTATAAAGTAGTCTATGTGAACGAATCCGTGCCGCTGGACAATGCTGCTATAGCACCTCTTCAATACCCTAAATTTTATCATTTCTTCAAGCCAGATTGTCCTTGCTCTCGCTTTAACGTCAAGCATTTTAATTATCTACAGAGTCAATTTGCTAATGATGTGGATTTTGTGGTAGTGATACCAGAGGGGGCTGAAATGTCTGATGCGGTAGATTACTTTGATGGCAAGATTCAAGTGATGGAAGACGTAGGGGATAAGTTGGCGAATGGCTTTGGCGTTTATTCTACACCTCAAGCAGTGATAGTAAATACAGATGGAAAACTCTATTTCCGTGGCAATTATAATAAAGCTCGGTATTGTACTGATGCCATGAGCAACTTTGCTCAGATGGCTTTAGATTCATTGATGTCCAATAAACCAGCACCCAAATTTGGCCCACTTGCTACAGTGTCTTATGGGTGTGGCCTACCGAAAGATGATTTTAATTTATTAAACTTTTAA
- a CDS encoding acyl-CoA thioesterase: protein MFEFDPSKKYQKTTKSRSVIRFQDCDPLKHLNNAKYFDYFFNAREDKVPKLYGMQMSEIYKAFDAIWVVYNHQIAYIKSAGMGEWVKIFSRIIWYNHNTLVVEYFMTDDDETELKTLLWTKLRYVNERGRSTTHPAKLVEFLSAVAFDDIDYEDIDFDMRVRQVKQEIANSAIKIF, encoded by the coding sequence ATGTTTGAATTTGACCCTTCGAAGAAGTATCAAAAAACCACAAAATCAAGATCGGTGATCCGATTTCAGGATTGTGATCCATTGAAACATTTGAATAATGCCAAGTATTTCGATTACTTCTTTAATGCCAGAGAAGACAAAGTACCTAAGCTATATGGTATGCAAATGTCAGAAATCTACAAGGCCTTTGATGCCATATGGGTGGTGTATAATCATCAAATTGCATATATCAAATCTGCAGGAATGGGAGAGTGGGTCAAGATATTTTCTAGAATCATCTGGTACAATCACAACACCCTAGTGGTAGAGTATTTTATGACCGATGATGACGAAACGGAATTGAAAACATTGCTCTGGACCAAACTGCGCTATGTAAACGAGCGAGGCAGATCCACTACACACCCTGCCAAACTGGTTGAATTTTTATCTGCAGTAGCTTTCGATGATATAGATTACGAAGACATAGACTTTGATATGCGTGTTCGTCAGGTCAAACAAGAGATTGCCAATTCTGCCATTAAAATTTTCTAG
- a CDS encoding DinB family protein translates to MQKADDSSISIEELLEEFVSMREGHIRMIANLPASALVQMGNANGSDISVRAIIFIIAGHLAHHKKIITQRYLTHV, encoded by the coding sequence GTGCAAAAGGCAGATGATTCAAGCATTAGTATAGAAGAGTTGTTGGAAGAGTTTGTGAGTATGAGAGAAGGACATATTCGAATGATTGCTAATCTCCCTGCTTCTGCATTAGTTCAAATGGGTAATGCTAACGGTTCGGATATTTCAGTTCGAGCGATTATATTTATTATTGCAGGCCACTTAGCCCATCATAAAAAAATTATCACCCAAAGATATCTTACCCATGTTTGA
- a CDS encoding DinB family protein — protein sequence MKIEKPLASEYDPFYAGYIQSVAEWDVMEMIKDQKVNFTKFIHDLPPDKHDYAYEEGKWSIRQVVRHLIDAERIFGYRAMTIARGDRVRLPGF from the coding sequence ATGAAAATAGAAAAACCTTTGGCTAGTGAATATGATCCGTTTTATGCTGGCTATATTCAGTCTGTAGCTGAGTGGGATGTGATGGAAATGATCAAAGATCAAAAGGTAAATTTTACTAAATTTATCCATGATCTTCCTCCAGATAAACATGACTATGCATATGAAGAAGGTAAGTGGAGTATTCGACAAGTCGTGCGTCATTTGATAGATGCGGAGCGAATATTTGGCTATAGAGCCATGACTATTGCCCGTGGTGATCGGGTCAGGCTTCCTGGTTTTTGA
- a CDS encoding gamma carbonic anhydrase family protein encodes MGLIRTLKGITPKYGVDCWFAETAAVIGDVTMGDHCTVWYNAVVRGDVNSITIGDYTNIQDGAVIHCTYQKAATVIGNRVSIGHNAIVHGCTLEDNVLIGMGAIVMDHVVVQSGSIIGAGAIVLEGTIIEPNSIYVGNPARKVKEIGEKGRGMIERTADNYVKYAGWFNE; translated from the coding sequence ATGGGTTTAATCAGAACACTAAAAGGCATAACGCCAAAATATGGAGTAGACTGCTGGTTTGCTGAAACAGCAGCAGTGATTGGGGATGTAACTATGGGAGACCATTGCACCGTGTGGTACAATGCTGTGGTGAGAGGGGATGTCAATTCAATAACTATTGGTGATTATACGAATATCCAAGATGGAGCCGTTATTCATTGTACCTACCAAAAAGCAGCCACTGTGATCGGTAATCGAGTGTCTATTGGACACAATGCGATTGTACATGGTTGTACCTTGGAAGATAATGTGTTGATAGGTATGGGGGCTATCGTGATGGATCATGTGGTCGTACAGAGTGGTTCGATTATCGGTGCGGGTGCTATTGTGCTAGAAGGTACCATTATAGAACCTAACTCTATTTATGTAGGGAATCCTGCACGAAAAGTAAAGGAAATAGGAGAGAAGGGTCGAGGCATGATCGAGCGTACGGCCGACAATTATGTAAAATATGCTGGATGGTTTAACGAATAA
- a CDS encoding pyridoxamine 5'-phosphate oxidase family protein, with product MEQFEKNNKNKIVRGAKRATYDKQQIFSILDAGCICHISFVINGEPFIIPTAYGRDGEFIYVHGSIKSRTMKAMTKGVPVCMAVTHLDGLVLARSAFHHSANYRSVILFGTAKQVESNTDKNHGLFVITENILKGRWEECRLPSQKELDITAVLKFKIESASAKIRTGGPVDEQDDYALDVWAGELPIITKYASPVADEKLRADIAVSNAAILAWQNANG from the coding sequence ATGGAACAGTTTGAAAAAAACAACAAAAACAAAATCGTGCGTGGAGCAAAGCGAGCTACATATGACAAGCAGCAGATTTTTTCTATTCTCGATGCTGGTTGTATTTGTCACATCAGTTTTGTGATAAATGGAGAACCGTTTATTATTCCTACGGCTTATGGTAGAGATGGGGAGTTTATATATGTGCACGGTTCGATAAAAAGCCGTACGATGAAAGCAATGACGAAAGGAGTGCCTGTGTGTATGGCCGTTACGCATTTAGATGGTTTGGTATTGGCTCGTTCGGCCTTTCACCACTCAGCTAATTATCGATCTGTGATACTATTTGGTACAGCCAAACAGGTGGAATCCAATACGGATAAAAACCATGGGCTATTTGTAATCACCGAAAACATCCTTAAAGGTAGGTGGGAGGAATGCCGACTACCGAGTCAAAAGGAACTAGACATTACTGCAGTTTTAAAGTTCAAGATAGAATCAGCTTCTGCCAAAATCAGAACTGGAGGCCCTGTAGACGAACAGGACGATTATGCCCTCGATGTATGGGCAGGTGAGTTGCCTATTATCACTAAATACGCATCACCTGTTGCAGATGAAAAATTGCGAGCTGACATAGCAGTAAGCAATGCGGCCATACTTGCATGGCAAAACGCAAACGGATAG
- a CDS encoding aminotransferase-like domain-containing protein, producing the protein MLPWKSIITLNRNELRPVYLQVSDAIINEIMKGRISKGLKMPGSRTLAQALEVNRKTILQAYDELMAQGWMEIIPAKGTFIKASLPEIKQQALGQSSMVQTAKEPTPSKYEISRGEHVIDDGTPDYRLAPIDLLLKTARSVSKGVIGKSVLLGNHYFGEATLRKNLAKHLSTTRAINGSSDNILITRGSQMAIYLAFAQLVSPGDLVIVGELNYHSADRAITAVGGQLVKVPITHKGLDLQAIEKEVKKKSIKALYVTPHHQYPTTVTMPVEERMQLLALAEQYNFYIVEDDYDYDYHYERSPILPLASIDQNSRIIYIGSFSKILVPSIRIGYMYADSTIIQSCGQRRMLIDKMGDPIIERALAELLANNEIDRSLKKAVIAYQARRDLFCGLLRKGLKEEVSFEIPVGGMAVWVTFKNIKISALIASAQKHKLSLKIDLYEHTQNACRLGFASMNLKEVATNTALLIAAIQKLLPHEDSLSK; encoded by the coding sequence ATGCTTCCGTGGAAATCTATAATCACACTCAATAGGAATGAGCTTCGCCCAGTATACCTCCAAGTATCAGATGCGATAATCAATGAGATCATGAAAGGTCGAATTTCAAAAGGATTGAAAATGCCAGGTAGCAGAACATTGGCGCAAGCCCTGGAAGTAAACAGAAAAACCATTCTACAGGCCTATGATGAGCTCATGGCACAGGGGTGGATGGAAATTATACCTGCAAAAGGCACCTTCATCAAAGCATCACTTCCTGAGATCAAGCAGCAAGCTTTAGGGCAAAGTAGTATGGTGCAAACGGCAAAAGAACCAACTCCATCCAAATATGAGATCTCAAGAGGAGAACACGTAATAGACGATGGTACACCAGACTATCGCCTTGCCCCTATAGACCTACTACTAAAAACAGCTCGCTCAGTCTCTAAAGGAGTAATAGGCAAATCCGTATTGCTAGGCAATCACTACTTTGGTGAGGCTACTCTGAGAAAAAATCTAGCCAAACACCTATCTACTACACGGGCAATCAATGGATCCTCCGACAACATTCTCATTACAAGAGGCAGTCAAATGGCTATCTACTTGGCATTCGCCCAATTGGTTAGCCCTGGTGATCTGGTGATCGTGGGCGAACTCAATTATCACTCTGCAGATCGCGCTATAACTGCAGTAGGAGGCCAACTAGTGAAAGTACCAATCACTCACAAAGGACTAGATCTACAGGCGATAGAAAAAGAAGTAAAAAAGAAAAGCATCAAGGCACTCTATGTCACTCCGCATCACCAATACCCCACCACGGTAACTATGCCTGTAGAGGAGCGAATGCAATTACTCGCATTGGCCGAACAATATAACTTTTATATCGTCGAAGATGACTACGATTATGATTATCACTACGAACGTTCGCCCATTTTGCCACTAGCAAGCATAGATCAAAATAGCCGTATCATCTATATAGGATCGTTTAGCAAGATTTTAGTACCCTCGATACGTATTGGGTACATGTATGCGGATTCTACAATTATCCAATCCTGTGGACAACGCAGAATGTTGATCGATAAAATGGGAGACCCTATTATAGAACGAGCATTAGCCGAATTATTAGCCAACAACGAAATTGACCGATCATTGAAAAAAGCGGTTATAGCCTATCAGGCACGAAGAGATTTATTTTGCGGACTATTAAGAAAGGGACTAAAAGAAGAAGTTAGTTTTGAAATACCTGTTGGAGGAATGGCTGTTTGGGTCACATTTAAAAACATTAAAATCTCAGCGCTGATCGCATCGGCACAAAAACACAAACTCTCACTCAAGATAGATCTATATGAACATACGCAAAATGCTTGTCGTCTGGGCTTTGCCTCTATGAACCTGAAAGAAGTGGCAACCAACACCGCCCTACTTATTGCTGCTATTCAAAAACTATTACCTCATGAAGATTCCTTGTCTAAATAA
- a CDS encoding FIST signal transduction protein: protein MLVEQRKWSKNENWKILSNHQLGDRANLVFVFGSTTLVQDQKRFDEIRTLYPKAEIVVSSGSGEILAGKVEQHTLNVTAIHFEKTQIKTLEINLADVKDSFDAGAHISAQIEKDNLSNLLIFSDGKEINGSHLLTGLQFNLSESVPITGGLAGSYDPFAATYTGLNTIGKTGKVIGIGFYGSHIQIGYASQSGWTPFGPERFITKSTNNILFELNEEPILDFYKKYLEGLFVNIEEAIRMFPLGIKAENGNERIMRSFLSYNPENGGAQFAGEMPEGIKVRMMRSNINSLLDSAEEAAKNSVIPFKSSPPDLALCVSCSGRQFILQDWIDQEVEAIVLGLGSPIPVTGFYSYGEIAPQAKNQKSELHNHTMTITTFKELA from the coding sequence ATGCTAGTAGAACAAAGAAAATGGAGTAAAAATGAGAATTGGAAAATTCTTTCCAATCATCAATTAGGCGATCGAGCGAATCTAGTTTTCGTATTTGGCTCTACAACATTAGTACAAGATCAAAAGCGCTTTGACGAAATAAGAACGCTGTACCCAAAAGCTGAAATAGTAGTCAGCTCTGGTTCTGGTGAGATACTAGCAGGCAAAGTAGAACAACACACCTTGAATGTAACTGCCATTCATTTCGAAAAAACCCAAATAAAGACCTTAGAAATCAATCTGGCTGATGTGAAAGACAGCTTCGATGCAGGAGCTCATATTTCTGCCCAAATCGAAAAGGATAATCTCTCAAATTTGCTCATTTTTTCTGATGGCAAAGAAATAAATGGATCTCACCTGCTCACAGGCCTTCAATTCAACCTGTCCGAATCCGTTCCTATTACTGGAGGATTAGCCGGAAGCTACGATCCCTTTGCCGCAACTTATACTGGGCTGAATACCATAGGAAAAACGGGAAAAGTCATCGGTATTGGATTTTATGGCTCACATATTCAAATTGGATACGCTTCACAATCTGGCTGGACACCATTTGGCCCTGAGCGATTTATCACTAAGTCAACCAATAATATTTTATTTGAGCTCAATGAAGAACCTATATTGGACTTTTACAAAAAGTATTTAGAAGGTTTATTTGTAAATATAGAAGAGGCCATAAGAATGTTTCCACTCGGAATCAAAGCCGAAAATGGAAACGAACGAATCATGAGGTCATTTTTGAGCTATAACCCTGAAAATGGAGGAGCGCAATTTGCTGGTGAAATGCCAGAGGGCATCAAAGTAAGAATGATGCGCTCTAATATCAACTCTTTGCTCGACTCGGCAGAAGAGGCTGCTAAGAATAGTGTTATACCCTTCAAGTCATCACCTCCAGATCTTGCACTATGTGTGAGCTGTTCAGGCCGACAATTTATCTTGCAAGACTGGATCGATCAGGAAGTAGAAGCTATTGTCTTGGGACTTGGCAGCCCCATACCTGTTACGGGGTTTTATTCTTATGGGGAAATAGCCCCTCAGGCCAAAAACCAAAAAAGCGAGCTCCACAATCACACCATGACGATAACTACTTTTAAAGAATTGGCATGA
- a CDS encoding sensor histidine kinase, with the protein MKPDYNKILNRQIHKYANGQDIPKELSPLFDSISKFYDTFERDQKLVERVMDLSSDELMNSNSDLKKLNEEMDRFVYSTSHDLRAPLLSILGLLNIIENENTQYDIKGYLKLLRDSTVKLDRFISDIIDYSRNTRLDINCTAVDFTTLIDDSFKHLNYMPGCSTLLKLINVDEHTKLYSDDRRLSIIFNNLISNAIKYQKSDIEDSFINIEAEINPNELKVEIEDNGIGIEEQYLDHIFNMFYRASPEAKGSGLGLYIVQETLEKLKGKITVESTYNVGTKFVVTIPNMTLDTLANK; encoded by the coding sequence ATGAAGCCTGACTACAACAAAATATTGAACCGCCAGATTCATAAGTATGCCAATGGCCAAGATATTCCGAAGGAATTGTCCCCACTCTTTGATAGCATTAGCAAATTTTACGACACATTTGAACGTGATCAAAAGCTGGTAGAACGTGTCATGGATCTAAGTTCAGACGAACTTATGAATTCGAATTCAGACCTGAAAAAGCTAAATGAAGAAATGGATCGGTTTGTCTATAGCACATCTCATGACCTACGAGCCCCGCTCTTGTCTATTTTGGGGCTACTCAATATCATCGAAAATGAGAACACACAATACGACATCAAAGGATACCTTAAACTACTGAGAGACAGCACTGTTAAGCTAGATAGATTCATTAGTGACATTATCGATTATTCTCGCAACACCCGGCTCGACATCAATTGCACCGCAGTAGATTTCACTACTTTGATTGATGACAGCTTTAAGCATCTCAATTATATGCCAGGCTGCTCCACCCTACTCAAACTGATCAATGTCGATGAACACACCAAACTCTATAGCGACGACCGTAGACTTTCAATCATTTTCAATAATTTGATTTCTAATGCCATCAAATATCAAAAGTCAGATATTGAGGATAGTTTCATCAATATTGAAGCTGAAATCAATCCCAACGAACTAAAAGTGGAAATAGAAGACAATGGCATTGGCATAGAAGAGCAATACTTAGACCATATTTTTAACATGTTTTACCGAGCATCTCCCGAAGCCAAAGGCTCTGGTCTTGGTCTTTACATCGTACAAGAAACACTAGAAAAGCTAAAAGGAAAGATCACAGTAGAGTCTACCTACAATGTAGGAACAAAATTCGTAGTAACTATCCCCAACATGACTCTCGACACTTTAGCAAATAAATAA
- a CDS encoding KTSC domain-containing protein — translation MKRVKEYKTLFNVDADTDLKQLKSTYRNLVKEWHPDKFQDEEKKAEAEIKSQQIIDAYHFLVSIAPETKEANLEAYTLTTTTSGIADFKHKGLLLEVSFTDGTTYEYFGVNRNLYIKFVNAEKQYRFAKRNIFNSFLYRKSKKDAELA, via the coding sequence ATGAAGCGAGTCAAAGAATACAAAACGCTGTTTAACGTAGATGCAGACACGGATCTGAAGCAGCTAAAAAGCACATATAGAAATTTGGTAAAAGAATGGCACCCTGACAAATTTCAAGACGAAGAAAAAAAAGCTGAGGCTGAAATCAAAAGTCAGCAAATCATAGACGCCTATCATTTCTTAGTGAGTATTGCCCCCGAGACCAAAGAAGCTAATTTAGAAGCATACACACTCACTACTACTACCTCTGGTATTGCAGATTTCAAACACAAAGGGCTATTACTAGAGGTGTCATTTACAGATGGAACTACCTACGAATATTTTGGAGTGAATAGAAACCTGTACATCAAATTTGTGAATGCGGAAAAGCAATATCGTTTTGCTAAAAGAAATATCTTCAACTCTTTTCTATACAGAAAGTCGAAGAAGGATGCTGAATTGGCTTAA
- a CDS encoding DUF1059 domain-containing protein — translation MKIMTCKQLGGACDLAFRADTFEEMAQLSKQHGLDMHAQGDEAHLAKMAEIVELMKSPEAMKEWFAMKRKAFDALPDMD, via the coding sequence ATGAAAATAATGACTTGTAAGCAGCTGGGTGGCGCATGCGACTTAGCATTTCGTGCAGATACTTTCGAGGAAATGGCTCAGCTGAGCAAACAACACGGGCTAGACATGCATGCACAAGGTGACGAGGCTCACTTGGCCAAAATGGCAGAAATAGTAGAACTAATGAAATCTCCAGAGGCCATGAAAGAATGGTTTGCCATGAAACGCAAAGCATTTGATGCACTCCCAGATATGGACTAA